From Anopheles darlingi chromosome 2, idAnoDarlMG_H_01, whole genome shotgun sequence, the proteins below share one genomic window:
- the LOC125959926 gene encoding uncharacterized protein LOC125959926 has protein sequence MARMWYTVLIVSCALLQYVRAEPRPDFGSKGTIASSGNIAMFADITNVGLLTADDKNGLILRTNYTLFTTVLPLMESLGTKVATLGSPVARAISAAAPVKNKDIATVFNTIYSPLAPYKSFLNTQVPATKTQLIGLVGTDINFLFGDAFPNMYNAVVKMESDLKTFQTNVTTARFTAGQTQVSPNIVLAVQTSVMDWSATTEAVRNTIHTAIDNIKVADTFLDQLYNLSRTLNSDLDIFYTRFRTNQTTLGTQLQLLVNAMKARVQTTYTPMLQYLPNHTAALNGTISLFNTPYTKLTGIPAMLSADVLPGYFNKSYSYITEFKQMFNPLDYGSITLVLEVLVASGPNSKTCFNKYYPLVQNAFALLAYGVEVCLNIEVTHTFSIADIFSDMLDQTVYDLDDFYLNFSTCEWSPIPGICQTSMFGAYYSALTTSYAGKVADIEKFLKTEFTASSSRLGSCVQTRKAKNKSTLQNMATDIATCRTKGVAP, from the exons CGTTCTTATAGTGAGCTGCGCCTTGCTCCAG TATGTGCGTGCAGAGCCCCGGCCTGATTTCGGATCGAAGGGAACTATAGCATCCAGCGGCAACATTGCGATGTTTGCGGACATCACTAACGTTGGACTGCTGACGGCAGACGACAAGAATGGGCTCATCTTGCGCACGAATTACACACTGTTCACCACCGTTCTGCCATTAATGGAATCGCTTGGAACGAAGGTAGCCACGTTGGGATCGCCGGTAGCCCGCGCGATTAGTGCAGCCGCGCCGGTAAAAAATAAAGACATCGCTACTGTCTTTAATACCATCTACAGCCCCTTAGCGCCCTACAAAAGCTTTCTAAACACGCAAGTACCCGCCACAAAGACTCAGCTAATCGGGCTAGTAGGAACAGATATTAATTTTCTGTTTGGCGATGCGTTCCCAAATATGTACAATGCTGTCGTTAAAATGGAATCGgatttaaaaacatttcaaaccaaTGTCACAACCGCAAGGTTCACGGCTGGTCAGACCCAAGTGAGTCCAAACATCGTTCTCGCGGTGCAAACGTCAGTGATGGATTGGTCAGCCACTACCGAAGCGGTCCGCAACACTATACATACCGCAATAGACAACATCAAGGTAGCTGACACATTTCTGGATCAACTGTATAACCTTTCGAGAACATTGAACAGTGACCTGGACATCTTCTACACACGCTTccgaacgaaccaaacgaCGCTCGGTACTCAGCTGCAATTGTTGGTGAATGCGATGAAAGCTCGCGTCCAAACTACGTACACTCCAATGCTGCAGTACCTGCCAAACCACACGGCTGCACTGAATGGCACGATTTCACTGTTCAACACGCCGTATACTAAGCTGACGGGTATACCGGCCATGCTGTCGGCTGACGTACTCCCGGGCTATTTCAACAAATCCTACTCGTACATCACGGAATTCAAGCAAATGTTTAACCCGCTGGATTACGGATCCATCACCTTAGTGCTCGAGGTACTTGTCGCCAGTGGGCCAAATTCCAAAACCTGCTTCAACAAGTACTATCCGCTGGTCCAGAACGCCTTCGCACTGTTGGCTTACGGCGTGGAGGTGTGCCTCAACATTGAGGTAACGCACACCTTTTCGATCGCCGACATTTTTAGCGACATGCTCGACCAAACCGTGTACGATCTGGACGATTTCTATCTTAACTTTTCCACCTGTGAATGGTCGCCCATACCGGGCATCTGTCAAACTAGCATG TTTGGAGCCTACTATTCCGCACTAACTACGTCGTACGCTGGTAAGGTGGCCGATATTGAAAAATTCCTGAAAACGGAGTTCACCGCTAGTTCCAGCCGCCTTGGAAGCTGCGTGCAAACGAGAAAAGCAAAGAACAAATCCACCCTTCAAAATATGGCGACTGACATCGCAACGTGCCGCACAAAGGGAGTTGCTCCATAG